The following is a genomic window from Candidatus Poribacteria bacterium.
CATCGGCGGAAGCATACCCGCATCCATCTCTTCACCTTTTATCATAACAGTCGTATCTCTCGAACCCGTTACAACAAACCCGTCGATAGTGAGCTCCGCTTCAATAGGTTCCGGTGGTTCAACGTCTTCTGGAATCCCTAATGCATCTAACCCCGGAAAACCTTCAGGGAATGGAAAATCTCCGGGCATCTCATTACCATCACCGTCTTCTTCACCATCGTCTGGCATTTCGCCATCATCCCCGTCTTCCTCACCATCGTCTGGCATATCACCGTCATCCGGTGGTAGCAAACCGTCTAATGGTGGAAAGCCATCTGGTGGCAGCAAGTCTGGCGGTAATCCCGGGAAACCAGAACCCGGTGGCGTTAGCGTTACTGTGATTAAACCGGGATCTATCTGATCTTCCTCCATCTGTTTGATGAGTTCGTCGAGCGTTTGGGGGACAGGTCTTTCCTCTTCATCCCCGAAACCGCCAAACCCGAAATCAACAATAGCACCCGGCGGGGGTCCAATAGGTCCAAGGTCTCCGAAGAAGTCGAAAGAACTGGCAGAAACATTGATATTCGCCTCGCCAGCGGGGAAATCTTCAGGAATCTCAAGAACGACCTCTCTCTGAATCGTCCGCGCTGCCCCAGCAGTGCTCCAGTGCGGGACTAAGGTGATGCCAACCGTGATACTCTCACCCGGCATTATCTCCTCAGGCGCGATAACCTCTGCAATCTCTGCCTTCGCGATTTGCGGTTTGTCCGTGAGGGATATCGACACCGCTTTTAACGTCGCTTTGCCTGCACTGTTTGAGAGTGTATCGGCGAAGGACCTGACAATCTGGTCTACGTTTAGCAACACATCTAAGAACGCAACTGGAGAAGTTCGCCGGAACGGCTCTGTATAGACCGCGTTGGTCTCTTCAAACTGCAGCGTGACAGTCCCTTCTATCGTGCTGTTGCTCAACTCCATCCGAAGGGAGTCGAGTGTAATCGCAGCGACCAGCGAGATAAACGATTCTTGACCATAAGCCACCTGATGATGTTTTTCTATCGCTGTTTCACTGTTGGCAGGATGGTAAGAAACCTTGACAGGAATCATTGAAGGCGGTGCCCCAAGTTCACCAACGATTGCTGGTGTCAAATCTTTTGTTATCGTCCCAATGGGGTTACCATAAGCTGAGACGGATTTATAGGAGATTTGATAGTTCGGAACGATGCCGTTGACAACGGCTCTGTATACCGGCAGTGCGGATTGACCATCATAAAAAAATGGATGTCCGAACGCTACAAATTTGTCGTCATAAACTTGCGTCACGGTTCCAAAGCCTATTGAGTTGACAATATCCCCTGTTGCTATGGCTGCCCCTATCATATCCCCGGGAGCAAGTCCCCGTGAAGACCCTGCCGGCGGTGCCGCAGGCGCGTTACCGATATCGGCAAACAATTCAATGAAATTGTAGCGTGAATCAGAGAGATGTGAGGAGAGTTCTTGAATCCTATGGGACTGTATGCCTGTAACCATTACAGGTGTTTTAACCGGGACGTAGGTCGCATTAATGCCCACACCAGGGGCAGCAGGCGCAGGTTCTGCATCAAGGAGTCCACCTAATGTTTGATGATCTATTGTCGCTTCCATCGCGTCAATAGATGTTACCCAGAACCGAGTTGGTGTCTTTGGGAACGCATTACCATAAGCGAGCGCGCCCATGATACGTCCAGGCGGACCGACAGGACTGCCAGACATGCCTTGCGCAATGCCCCCCATAGCCTCAGCCGATGCGTCCATCAGTTCGCATTCGTAGAGCGGAAATCCGAAACCGAAATCTCGAACGCCACGGAACCGCGCCTCAAGCACGACTCTGCTTGTACCTTCAAGGACTGTAACGATTTGAACGGGAGTTTTATCTGTGAGTTTTCGGGCTTCATCTTCATACATATTTTCTAAGACGACATCGCCCAAGAGTGGTGCTGCGTTTAATCCTGTGATGAGTTCACTCGTAACAGGGTTTTCAATTTCTGTCTGTTCTTCGTCAGGAGAGCAACTCAATTGGCAGAGAATCAAAAGAGCGATACCTGTCATCAGAAAAAAACTTCTCATTAACGTTCCTCCATGATAGATGTTCTTCCATCGGTTTTGATATTTGTCAGAATTACCATGCAACCCAACCGCCATCAACGGCGATTGTTTGTCCGGTTACCCAGTTCGCTGCCTCCGAGGCCAGGAACAACACCGCACCGACAACCTCGTCTACCTCACCGACCCGTCCCATCGGAATGCGACGGACGACATCTTCATAGAATTCTTTGCGTTGTAAGAGGACATCGGCAAGTGGGGTGCGCGTAAACGCCGGTGCCACAGCATTCACCGTGACGTTATGGGGTGCCCATTCAACAGCGAGACCTTTCGTCAGCAGGACGACACCGCCTTTACTCCCCGAATACGCCGTCCTTAGCGGACCACCGACCAGACCCATCGTCGAAGAGATATTGATAATCTTTCCGTTCTCCCGCTCTATCATCGGCTTGACAAGCGTCTGTGTCAAGAAGAACAGTCCCTTCAAGTTGAGATCATAGATTGCATCCCAATCCTCTTCAGTGAGTTCAAGTGCCGGTTTTGGGCGGTTGGTACCGGCGTTGTTGACGAGGACATCCACACGTCCCCATACATCAATCGCCGCTTGTGCACCCTCGGCGACTTGTGCCATATCACTAACATCGAATACAACAGATGCCGCTTCACCACCGTTGGCTCGAATTTCGCTTGCAACCTCCTCAAGGTCAGACGGTGTGCGACTGTTCAAAATAACTTTTGCCCCCATTTGCGCAGCCGCTATCGCTATCCCTCTGCCGATACCTTTACCGGAACCGGTCACTAACATCACTTTATCTTTCAACTCAAATCCTGGAAATGCCACTATGCTAACCTCCAATCGCTTAAAAGTAGTAGGCACACTCCTGTGTGCCGAAACTCTATCTACACGCCAATTTCAAAGTATTTTCTAATAACATTGCGCGCGTCATGGGACCCACACCACCCGGAACAGGCGTAATAAATCCTGCAACTTCCTGAACTTCCTCAAATTTGACATCCCCGACAGCGCGACCCTCTCTGTGATTAATGCCCACATCAATAACCGTAGCACCCGGTTTCACCATATCCGCAGTGATAAATTCAGGTCTACCAATCGCCACAATGAGGAGATCCGCCTTTCGCGTCTGCGCTGCGAGGTCTGGGGTTCGAGAGTGGCAATACGTAACAGTCGCATTGCGGTTGAGGAGCATCAACCCAACAGGTTTGCCAACAAGCGGGCTTCTGCCAACGCATACGGCATGTTTGCCCTCAATCGCTTCACCTGTCAGTTCAATCAGACGAATAATGCCAGTCGGCGTACAAGGTGTAACGCCTTCGCGGTTGATGAGTAAATTTCCTAAATTGACAGGATTTAAACCGTCCGCGTCTTTATCTGGACGGATACTATCAATAACAGTCTCTTTGTCGATGCCTTCGGGTAGCGGCATTTGCACCAACATCCCGTGAATATCGGAGCGAGCGTTCAACGTTTCAATTTGTTGGATGAGCGCGCTTTGGCTGACATCTGCTGATAGATGGTGGACTTCAGAATGGAAATGAACTTTCTCACAATCACGTTGTTTATGTTTGATGTAGAGTGTTGATGCCGGATTGTCTCCTACTTGGACAACTGCAAGACCCGGGGTGAATGTGAGTTTTTTAAGCTTCCGCCGGATCTGGCTCCGGATCTGCTTTGCAAGACGAGTGCCATTAAGGAGTTCGGCTGACAAATCCGTTTTCCTCCAGTTTACGGGTATTAGATTCACTGAATTGTAGCGCAAGGCAATTTAATGAATCCTTATAAATTCAGTTTCGGGTTTCATAACAACAACTATTATAGCATATATCTCCCTTCAGCGCATGTTTTTTTATTTCTCTGCTGACAATTAACTAACAACCAATTATCAATAGCCAACAGCTAACAACCAATATATTGACTTTTTCTCGTAGATACTATATGATATGTCACAAAAAGCGGAGGGACAAAATGATACATGTAGGTGTAGGACATTCGCAAAGCCTCTCCACTACGGAAGCAGCGGAACGGGCAACACGCCTGGCTATGGGGAACGCAGGTATTGCGAAAGCCGATCTTGCCATTGTGTTCGCAACCATTAATTACCAAGCAGAATATCACGAGTTATATCAAGCCGTTCAGGCGAACTCCAGTTGTGATGAACTTATCGGCTGCAGTGGGATGAGCGTCTTAACCTCGGCAGGCGAGTTTGAAGGTGAACCCGCTATCGCTGTAATGGTCATCCGCGCCGAGGAACTTTCTGCTATATCGTTCGCTGCACAAGGTACAGAATCAGAGATTAGTGCCCAAATTCAGGAGCATATCCAACCTGAAATAGGCGACGACGCACTTCTCGTAATTTTTCCAGATATCCGCGCAATAAATCCAGCAGAACTCGTCAGTCACATTGGCAGTGATGGTGCCGCACTTCCTATCGTCGGAGCTGCCGTTTCTGGCGATGCAACCGGCGCACAGATGTACCACTGGAAAGGTGAGCAAGCGACGGAACGCGGTGTCACGGGAGTACTGCTGACAGGGAATCTCACCACAGAGATTGGCGTTGCACAAGGGTGTCAGCCCATTGGGAAGCCACGAGAGGTTACGAAAGCCGAAGGGCGCATCATCTTTGAATTAGACGGTGAACCGGCGTTGGAAAACTTCAAGGGAACCCTGCAACTCCTAACACAAGACGATATTCGTAAATCAGGAGGCACGGTTTTCGTCGGTATCGCAATGGATGCTGAAAACAGAAACCCGACACGGGGTGATTTTCTAATTCGTAATCTGGTCGGTATTAACGAGGAACACGCCGCAATCGCTGTTTCTGAGGAAGTGACAGAAGGACAGTTAGTGCAGTTCCACCTTCGGAATCCAGCCGCCGCCGCTGAAGAAATTCGGGTGATTATCGCACAATTGGCTGAAAAAACGCAGTCCCAACCGCCTGCATTCGGACTCTATTTTAATTGCCTCGGGCGCGGGAAAGGACTCTACGGCGCAGCGAATCACGACATCAGTGTTATCCAAGATAAATTCCCTGGACTCCCGATTATAGGATTCTTCGGAAACTCAGAATTCGCACCAATTGGTGGACGTAACTTTGCACACGCCTATACCGGTGTTTTCGTGCTCTGTTCCGCTGTAAGGTAAAAAACCAAGGAGAAAAAATGAACGAAGAAATTTTTGTCGCTCAGGAATTTACACAGGTCAACGGATTTACATCTGGTATCGAAGGACCCGCCTGCGACGCAGCTGGCAACTTATATGCCGTCAATTATGCCAGACAACACACCATCGGCAAAGTTACACCTGATGGCACTGCAAGCGTTTTCGTCGAGCTACCAACCGGTAGTATTGGTAACGGTATCCGCTTTGACAGCAAAGGTTTTATGTTCATCGCTGATTACACCAACCATAACGTCTTAAAAGTGGATATGGACACGCTCGAAATTAGCGTCCATGCACACGAACCGACAATGAATCAGCCTAACGATCTTGCTATCGGCGCAAACGATATTCTCTACGTCAGCGATCCGAATTGGGCGGAGTTCACCGGACAAATCTGGCGAGTGGATACCGATGGAAAGGTAACCCTCTTAGAACCAGACATGGGAACCACAAACGGGATTGAGGTAAGTCCTGATGAACAAGTGCTGTATGTCAACGAATCGGTGCAACGTAACATCTGGGCTTATGACCTCTCGCCTGAAGGTGAGATTGGCAATAAACGCTTGCTGATTCAGTTTCCAGATTTCAATATGGACGGAATGCGGTGCGATATTGAGGGCAACCTCTATGTCACTCGATACGGAAAAGGGACGGTCGCAAAACTCTCACCCGCAGGTGAGGTGTTGTTAGAGGTGAAGTTGACAGGGAAGCGCTGCTCAAATATTGCATTCGGCGGTCCAGACGGACGCACCTGCTACGTCACAATGGCAGACCGAGGCAATGTGGAAGTGTTCCGCACCGATGTCCCCGGTAGAAGCTGGCAGCTATGCCAGTGATTCAGCATTTCTCCGCTGACTGCTGACGGCTGATGGCTGACAGCCATCATAAACATATTTGACACCTACCACGATTTGTGGTATTATTATACATATAAGTATCTACATGGAGGTAACTCATGAAACGACTTTCTATTCTCTTGTTTTGTATTTTGGTATGTAATCCTCTCGCGACTGCCGATTTACTCGAAGGCCTTGTGTTGTATATGCCACTTGACGAGGGTGCTGGAAACGCAACTGAGGACTTCTCAGAAAACGGATTTGAAGGTGAACTCAACGGTGGTGCTAAATGGGTTGACGGTAAATTCGGAAAGGCACTGGAATTCTCCGCATCCAGCGATTTCGTGGCGGTGGAAGACGATGCAGCCTTTCACATTGAAGATGAAATCACGCAAGCCGCCTGGATTAATCTCGACCGACTCCCAAGCGCACACGCTATTGTCTTTGGCACGCGTATGGGTGGCGGCGGAAGACACATCGGGTTCGGATACGGCATGAACCCCCAAAACGGGATAAAGGTCTGGACGAACGGTGCTGGTGGTGGATTCCTTGACATTAATGATAACAAAACCCCCCTTGATACCGGTAAGTGGTACTATCTCTCCTATACACACACTTCTGATAACAAGGGTAAGGTGAAAATTTATGTCGATGGTGAAGTCACGCACGAACAGGACTCCAACAACCCTGTTGCACCCGCAGGTGCTACGAGCCGCGTTCAGATCGGCACATGGTCTGGTGAAGCATGGCCCGGCATTGTTGATGAGGTTCGCCTCTGGAACCGTGCCCTCTCTGACGATGAGATGAAACAGAGCATGGAGATGGGAGCAGAGGAGTTCTTGGCTGTCGATCCGAAGGATAAACTCACTACATCTTGGGCGCATATTAAGAGACTGCGCTAACTGAAATGAGGCGGCAATTTTTGTCGCCTCTCTCCTTTTACGATGAAACTCACCGAACACTACACACTATGCAAAAATACCAACCCCTTTTAAAACGGCTCGAAAAAACAGCAAAACAATCCAAACTCTCAGACAAATCCACACGTTTCACGGAATCTGTCATCCGAGGTATGACGCAGCTCTGCTTGCGCCACAACGCGATTAACCTATCCCAAGGCACCCCTGCATATCAACCACCTCCCGAAGTCAAAGCCGCCGCAATTAAAGCAATTCAAGAGGGATATAATCAGTATAGCATTACATGGGGCGCGCCGGTGTTCCGTGAAGCAATCGCACAAAAGATGACAGCATTTAACGGCATTCCCACGGATCCCGACAGAAATGTTACCGTCACCTGTGGTTCAACCGAAGGCATGCTCTCCGCACTCCTCGCAATTATCAATCCGAACGACGAAATTATCATCTTTGAACCCTTTTATGAAAACTACGGACCCGATACCATCATCTCCGGAGCAACGCCTGTCTATGTCGCATTGCAAGAGACACCTGCCTCTGATGGCACTATCCGCTTTACCTACGATACCTCCGAACTGCGGGCGGCTTTTTCTCCCAACACAAAGGCGATTGTCATAAATACCCCTAACAATCCGCTTGGCAAAGTCTTTACACGCGATGAACTTCAACAGATTGCCGACCTCTGCTGTGAATACGATTGCCTCGCAATCACTGACGAAATATACGAACACATGATTTATGATGAGAAACCGCATATCAGCATCGGTTCTCTACCAGAGATGCGGGAACGAACGATTACGGTATCAGGGTTAAGCAAGGCGTATTCAATGACAGGTTGGCGGTTGGGATACGTCATTGCACCACAAACACTGACCGATGCGATTCGTAAGATGCACGACTTCCTCACCGTCGGTGCCCCACATCCGCTTCAGCGTGCGGGAGTCGTTGCCCTTAACTTACCGCAGAGTTACCACCAAGAACTCGTTGCGAAATATGACAAGAATCGTAAACGTCTTCTGAAAAATCTTACGGAAGCAGGATTTCGATGTCATCAACCAGAAGGCGCGTATTACATTATGACAGACATCACAGACTTTGGTTTCCCGGACGATACAGCCTTCGCACACTGGCTGGTGAAGGAAATTGGTGTCGGCGGCGTGCCGGGATCCAGTTTCTATAGTCGTCCGCACCTCGGCAAGACAAAGTTTAGGTTTATGTTTAGTATGGCAGATGACATCCTCGCGGAAGCCGGTGAACGCTTGATGCAGATCAAAACGAAAATTTGACAAAGTAGTAGGCACACGCCGTGTGCCGTTCACCCCTTTTCTCCGCACCAGAGAGGCACAAATATGGACATCTCCCTTGAGAACGAAACACTGAATGTGTACAGAAAAGAAATTGAAACACTTATTCAGAGCGATGAGAAGTATAGAGACTTAGGTCCTGATGAACTTGAGGTCATTGTGCGTGCATTTGAATTTACTTTGACAAATGGGCGCGAGAAAGTCCGAGCCCAAATGCTTTATGACCTCATTCATGAGAAAAGGGATAGCTAATATGCGCTTAGAGCGAATTCGCCTTAAAACTTTCGGATGCTTCCAGCAGCGTGATTTTGAACTTCATAACGGTATCAATCTCATTTTTGGTCCCAACTTCAGTGGAAAAAGCACGCTCGTCAACGCCATCTTTTTCACATTAACCGGTAAACCGATTGTGCCGCGCGTGGATAGCTCAGCCATAAAGAACGCCAAAGCCTATAGCGGTACAGCAGGACTCCAATTCGTCGCCGATGGTGATCGCTATCAACTCTACCGGGCAACCGAAAAACGCCTCCAACTCCGTGCTGAGAAAAGCGACGGGTGGCATGTCCTTTTTGATGATAAGCGTATCAAAGCAACTGAAACAATGCTGCAGGAGCGATTTGGGATTAGGCACGAGCAGCTTGCACTCACCACCTTTCTCCGCGAAGGCGAAATCTTTGAATTCCTCGCACGTCAATCCACGACTCGACGAGATGTGCTTCATACACTCCTCGGCATCGACAGGTTAATAGAGGTACGGGAACGATTCATTGATACCCGTCGTATCGCTAAACGTGAACAAGGCAGAATCCGTGCGCACCAAAACAGTCTCCGCTTCAATGCACGGAACGACCATAAAACTGAGATCGCGCGCATCGAAGAAAAATTAAGAGGCTTGGAAGCAGCTTACGGTGCCGACACAGGAGATGCCGAACTCATCGCGGAATGGACGCAGAACCAGAATCGCTTACAAACTCAGTTAGACGCGTTGACACGCCAGCAAAGTGAAGCTTTAAGGGGTGTCAACGATATTGCACATCTCCACAAGGTAATAGCCAAAATTGAGACTGCCATTCAGGAGGCTGCAGGGTTAGAGACAAAACGTGAGGAACTTATACAGCAAATCGGACGTCTTGAGTCCCAAATCACGGCACTGACAAACGTCTGTTATACCCTCCGATCGCTCATTGAAAGCGAAGAGCCACACTGTCCAACCTGTTATCAAGAGGTTGAACAAGAAGTCGTCCAACGGATTATTGACGAGAAGGAAAAAGAAAAAACGAAATACTCCGCTGAACTTGAGGCGCACAAGAAATCGCTGGAGACAGAAACCCGAAATTTGGAAAGTAGGCATGCCCTGGAGCAACGCCTTGAGACTTTACAGACCCGCGCAACTCAATTTCAACAACGCACACAGGAAATTGAGGGCGTTCAGAACGGACTTACTACACTCGCAGCACGCTTGAACCAAAAAGGTGTCCAACAAAGTAAATCGCAGGCTTCTGAAACCACCGTAAGCCTTGACAAATCTAAATTGAAAGTCCAGATTGATCGCGAACGGAAACAACTTGACAAACTCAAGCGAGAAGAGGCTGTTCGTTTAGATAGGTTGGGCGCGCTTCAACGCGTCAACAGAGACGCATCGCATACTGAGAAGACCCTCCTCAGCTTAGAACTCGCCTGTGCAGGTGTTGACAAAACCATCGCGACCCTGCAAAAACAGATTCTCAAACCTGCTGAGGAAGAACTCCATCGGTGGCTCGAAAAGATGCAACTTTTTTCTTCTTCTCGCCAGAACGGTGGAGAGACCCGCATCGACTTACAACGCCAACACCTCCTCCCGTCCCTTACCATAGATGGTGTTGACCGGAGTCTCATGTTACTCAGTGGTAGTGAGAAGATGTTCCTCTATCTCTGCTTCAAAGTCGCACTCGCCAATGTATTAGGCAATCCCGGTTTCTTTGTATTTGATGACCCAACGCTCCATTTAGATCGTGAACGGAAGGTCTTGATGGTGGACTTTATCCGTCAACTTGCTGAGGAGCATCAGATCGTCGTGACGAGTTATGATGAAGATGTACGTGCCGGATTAGAAGGCGCGCACCTCATTGAAATGCGGCGATAAACCTCTCAGGAAGCACCTTAAAATCTCAAAGCTCAGATATTTTTTCTTGATCTCTTGCGGGAAAAAGGTTATTATATCTACAATAGGTCGCGAGATTACGCGCTTCAGAAGATACCAGGCAGTTGGTGCAATATCACTAATTGGAGAAAACTCTAAAAAAAAGGAAAATTCGACAGTGCGATATCTAACAACAATTTTGATTTTAACTTGCTTAGCAAATATTGCTATTGCTGGTCTTGATGCTGATAGTAAATACGATGATACTATTGCCGTGTATTATTTTAACAATAATCAGGATAGTGGGCCCAGAGGGTTTCATTTGAACTTCGGCGGGAACTCCGAATTGGCCGGGGGGAACGATGAAATAACAGCCACTATATCTGACAAAGGTAGGATTGGCAATGCCTTACAACTTACAGACACGGGATGCTTGTGTGGTTATTACGAAGATGAATCACTGAGTATTGTAGGTGCCGAATTCTCCATAGTCGCTTGGGTGAAAATGCGAAAGCAGAAATACCAATTCTCCATGTCCGCAGAGGGATGGGGCAGCAACGATTCCCAACACCGATCTGGCATGGTGGCACTTACGGTAAATACAGACGGCAATTTGATCGGAACGCTTGAAAGAGGTTTGACTCGGGCAAATATGTCCACAAACGCATGGGACAACACCCAACAAGATGTCGCAAACAACAGATGGCACCATATCGCTTTCACGCAATATGCAAACTATCTCAACCTATTCGTAGATGGAAAACTCGTCAAAAGAGAGAAATTTGATTCATACTTGGGATTTATCGGGAACTCCGCACTGATCCGCGTACATTATCATGGTGAAATCAAAGGAAGTATCATGATGGACGATCTCGGATTCTTTGA
Proteins encoded in this region:
- a CDS encoding SDR family NAD(P)-dependent oxidoreductase, yielding MAFPGFELKDKVMLVTGSGKGIGRGIAIAAAQMGAKVILNSRTPSDLEEVASEIRANGGEAASVVFDVSDMAQVAEGAQAAIDVWGRVDVLVNNAGTNRPKPALELTEEDWDAIYDLNLKGLFFLTQTLVKPMIERENGKIINISSTMGLVGGPLRTAYSGSKGGVVLLTKGLAVEWAPHNVTVNAVAPAFTRTPLADVLLQRKEFYEDVVRRIPMGRVGEVDEVVGAVLFLASEAANWVTGQTIAVDGGWVAW
- the folD gene encoding bifunctional methylenetetrahydrofolate dehydrogenase/methenyltetrahydrofolate cyclohydrolase FolD, with product MSAELLNGTRLAKQIRSQIRRKLKKLTFTPGLAVVQVGDNPASTLYIKHKQRDCEKVHFHSEVHHLSADVSQSALIQQIETLNARSDIHGMLVQMPLPEGIDKETVIDSIRPDKDADGLNPVNLGNLLINREGVTPCTPTGIIRLIELTGEAIEGKHAVCVGRSPLVGKPVGLMLLNRNATVTYCHSRTPDLAAQTRKADLLIVAIGRPEFITADMVKPGATVIDVGINHREGRAVGDVKFEEVQEVAGFITPVPGGVGPMTRAMLLENTLKLACR
- a CDS encoding FIST C-terminal domain-containing protein; its protein translation is MIHVGVGHSQSLSTTEAAERATRLAMGNAGIAKADLAIVFATINYQAEYHELYQAVQANSSCDELIGCSGMSVLTSAGEFEGEPAIAVMVIRAEELSAISFAAQGTESEISAQIQEHIQPEIGDDALLVIFPDIRAINPAELVSHIGSDGAALPIVGAAVSGDATGAQMYHWKGEQATERGVTGVLLTGNLTTEIGVAQGCQPIGKPREVTKAEGRIIFELDGEPALENFKGTLQLLTQDDIRKSGGTVFVGIAMDAENRNPTRGDFLIRNLVGINEEHAAIAVSEEVTEGQLVQFHLRNPAAAAEEIRVIIAQLAEKTQSQPPAFGLYFNCLGRGKGLYGAANHDISVIQDKFPGLPIIGFFGNSEFAPIGGRNFAHAYTGVFVLCSAVR
- a CDS encoding SMP-30/gluconolactonase/LRE family protein, producing MNEEIFVAQEFTQVNGFTSGIEGPACDAAGNLYAVNYARQHTIGKVTPDGTASVFVELPTGSIGNGIRFDSKGFMFIADYTNHNVLKVDMDTLEISVHAHEPTMNQPNDLAIGANDILYVSDPNWAEFTGQIWRVDTDGKVTLLEPDMGTTNGIEVSPDEQVLYVNESVQRNIWAYDLSPEGEIGNKRLLIQFPDFNMDGMRCDIEGNLYVTRYGKGTVAKLSPAGEVLLEVKLTGKRCSNIAFGGPDGRTCYVTMADRGNVEVFRTDVPGRSWQLCQ
- a CDS encoding LamG domain-containing protein is translated as MKRLSILLFCILVCNPLATADLLEGLVLYMPLDEGAGNATEDFSENGFEGELNGGAKWVDGKFGKALEFSASSDFVAVEDDAAFHIEDEITQAAWINLDRLPSAHAIVFGTRMGGGGRHIGFGYGMNPQNGIKVWTNGAGGGFLDINDNKTPLDTGKWYYLSYTHTSDNKGKVKIYVDGEVTHEQDSNNPVAPAGATSRVQIGTWSGEAWPGIVDEVRLWNRALSDDEMKQSMEMGAEEFLAVDPKDKLTTSWAHIKRLR
- a CDS encoding aminotransferase class I/II-fold pyridoxal phosphate-dependent enzyme, with translation MRRQFLSPLSFYDETHRTLHTMQKYQPLLKRLEKTAKQSKLSDKSTRFTESVIRGMTQLCLRHNAINLSQGTPAYQPPPEVKAAAIKAIQEGYNQYSITWGAPVFREAIAQKMTAFNGIPTDPDRNVTVTCGSTEGMLSALLAIINPNDEIIIFEPFYENYGPDTIISGATPVYVALQETPASDGTIRFTYDTSELRAAFSPNTKAIVINTPNNPLGKVFTRDELQQIADLCCEYDCLAITDEIYEHMIYDEKPHISIGSLPEMRERTITVSGLSKAYSMTGWRLGYVIAPQTLTDAIRKMHDFLTVGAPHPLQRAGVVALNLPQSYHQELVAKYDKNRKRLLKNLTEAGFRCHQPEGAYYIMTDITDFGFPDDTAFAHWLVKEIGVGGVPGSSFYSRPHLGKTKFRFMFSMADDILAEAGERLMQIKTKI
- a CDS encoding AAA family ATPase yields the protein MRLERIRLKTFGCFQQRDFELHNGINLIFGPNFSGKSTLVNAIFFTLTGKPIVPRVDSSAIKNAKAYSGTAGLQFVADGDRYQLYRATEKRLQLRAEKSDGWHVLFDDKRIKATETMLQERFGIRHEQLALTTFLREGEIFEFLARQSTTRRDVLHTLLGIDRLIEVRERFIDTRRIAKREQGRIRAHQNSLRFNARNDHKTEIARIEEKLRGLEAAYGADTGDAELIAEWTQNQNRLQTQLDALTRQQSEALRGVNDIAHLHKVIAKIETAIQEAAGLETKREELIQQIGRLESQITALTNVCYTLRSLIESEEPHCPTCYQEVEQEVVQRIIDEKEKEKTKYSAELEAHKKSLETETRNLESRHALEQRLETLQTRATQFQQRTQEIEGVQNGLTTLAARLNQKGVQQSKSQASETTVSLDKSKLKVQIDRERKQLDKLKREEAVRLDRLGALQRVNRDASHTEKTLLSLELACAGVDKTIATLQKQILKPAEEELHRWLEKMQLFSSSRQNGGETRIDLQRQHLLPSLTIDGVDRSLMLLSGSEKMFLYLCFKVALANVLGNPGFFVFDDPTLHLDRERKVLMVDFIRQLAEEHQIVVTSYDEDVRAGLEGAHLIEMRR